ATAGTAGTAGTCAGTCCATAATCTTATAACATAACCTAATATGTCATATTAAGAGCAAGAGGGAAATAGAGAATGTAGTATTAGGAAGCAAATGTCTCAGGGGCTATATATTTGGATTTACTATGTATTTAGtaacattttatgcattttaaaatgtaaaaaataaatcagttaatataaaaaaaacctgctttatCGTAGACAGATAGCGATGGAAAGGTGAAATTTGAgacttcattaaaacaaaaacaggcaggAGCTACTGCATGCTATTAGTGAATAGGTGATCCACTGACCATATTTAGCTGTGGAGAATGAAATGCTCCCACGTTTCACATGGGTTTCATGAAACCTCAGTGTCTCTAATACTAGAAGCCATTGTTCTGAGATGTGGGATACTTGCCAtatttgtacaatatttttgttcaacaaatgtaaatgtaatgtgaagaGTGTGCATGCCCTTTAATAATGTTGATTTTGAGACATCAATGTGGTTAGTGCAGATAAGCCTGAATGATAAATAAAGAACACACCTGTCCTTATGTTACACGTGTGCTACAGCAGTTCTGGAGCGGGAGTTCCTGGTTgccggagagagggagaggacccTCAGGAAAGATCTAGAAACTGTCTCCCGCCAGCTATGTCAGCAGGAGCAGCTCAATGTAGAGCTGAGCATCACGCAGGACCAGCTGCTCAGCCAGACGCACCAACAGAAGGTAGTTCTGTTGCCCTTAAAACCATAGCTGGGATTACGATACATCTCAAAACAGATGCCAGTGCACtgctgtaattaatattttgagcTTTTTATGACTGTCTGTTTATGACTATCTGGAGTCAGTTTTCAGGGCATCTGTCACACGCCCCTTTGCTGGTATGTTTTCCAACCTGCGTGGACTTACAGTCTCCCTATAAGTTTTTGTGGTATTTTGATGGAAGTTGAAAGAGATTTGGTCTGTGCTTCACATGATGGCACACAAGCCAAAAGCTTAATTAAGATCTTGGACACTTACATTTAGAGAgatttgttctctctctgtctaattCTGTGTCTAATTcatatgtacatgtttgtgtatgtgtgcgtatgcgtgtgtgtgcatatgcgtgtgtttgcatgtgtgtacccCTGCATGTATATttctatgtgtttgtgcgtatctATGTGTacgcatgtatatgtgtgcgcatgtgtgcatatgtatgtatgtgtatatttgtgtatatgtctgtgtgtgtatgtatgtgtatatttctgtctatgtctgtttgtgtatatttgtgtatatgtgcgtgtgtgtgtgtgtgtgtgtgtgtatatgtgcatgtgggtgtgtatgtatgtatgtatgtatgtgtacatttgtgtatatgtctgtgtgagtatatttgtgtatatgtgtgtgtgcgtggtgtgtgtgtgtatttgtgtatatgtgcatgtgggtgtgtatgtatgtatgtatgtgtacatttgtgtatatgtctgtgtgtgtatatttgtgtatatgtgtatttgcgtttgtgtatgtgtgtgtgtatcaggagCTGATGGAGTtcctgcagcagcacctgcGCAGAACGGTGGAGGAGGGCTCTCGGGACACAGGGCTGCTTGGCCTGCAACTGGAGCAACTGTGCACAGAgatgcagcagctgcaggacacCGAAGCACAGCTGGAGGGCCTGGTGGAGGAGCTGCACAGGGAGAACCAGAGCAGGGCTGCACAGGCAGACGTCCTGAATGCGCAGCTAGACAGGTACTGTCACCTCACAGGCTGCAAGCAGGACGTAAGGAGCCATGAGGCTCTGAGTTAGGTTTTTTCAGGACATTTTTTGCTCTCTTTGGGCTTATACAGCAGGTTCCAGGAGCTGGAGGCTCAACAGAATTCCCACCAGGAGACCATATTGGAGCTGGAGGGCCTGAAGATCTGTTACCACGAGATATTACTGGAGCTGGATAGGGTACGGACCTCCCACCAGGAGACAATAATGGAAATGGACTCTCTGCAGACCTCCCACCAGGAGACCCTCCTGGACCTGGACGCTCTGGAGACCACTCACCAGGAGACTGTGCTCGAGCTGGACTCTCTGGAGGCGACCCACCAGGTGACTCTGCTAGAACTGGAGTCGCTGAAAAGCTTGCACATGCAGACAGCCCTGGAGCTGCAGACGCTGCGGAGGTCTCACCAGGAGAAGGTTCTGGAGCTGATGGGGCTCCGCGGTTCTCACAAGGAGACGGTGGCGGAGCTGGAAGCGCTGCAGAGATCTCACCAGGAGAACGTGGaagagctgcaggagctgcggTCCTCCCACGAGGTCACggtgcaggagctgcagcaggagaacCAGAACAGCTTGCGGAAGCTCCAGGAAACAGCCGAGCAGTTCGAGTGGCTCTGCGACCAACAGCGGAACTGGATGTGTTACGTAAAGAGGTGCATGCGCTGCTCTGTGAAAACCCACCATCCTGCACCGCTCTATACAAACCCACCATCCTGCACCGCTCTATACAAACCCACCATCCTGCACCGCTCTATACAAACTCACCAtcctacacaactacacaaactcaccatcctacacaactacacaaactcaccatcctacacaactacacaaactcaccatcctacacaactacacaaactcaccatcctacacaactacacaaacCCACCATCCTGCACCGCTCTATACAAACTCACCATCCTGCACCGCTCTATACAAACCCACCATCCTGCACCGCTCTATACAAACCCACCATCCTGCACCGCTCTATACAAACTCACCAtcctacacaactacacaaactCACCATCCTACACACCTACACGAACTCACCAtcctacacaactacacaaactcaccatcctacacaactacacaaactCACCATCCTACACAACTACAAGAACTCACCAtcctacacaactacacaaactcaccatcctacacaactacacaaactcaccatcctacacaactacacaaactcaccatcctacacaactacacaaactCACCATCCTGCACCGCTCTATACAAACTCACCAtcctacacaactacacaaatTCACCATcctacacactacacaaactcaccatcctacacaactacacaaatCACCATCCTACACAACTACACGAACACACCATcctacacactacacaaactCACCATCCTACACAACTACAAAAACCTCCATCCTACAGGGCTCTACACAAACCCACCATCCAACACAACTCTACACAAACCCACCATCCTACAGGGCTCTACACAAACCCTCCATCCAACACAACTCTACACAAACCCACCATCCTGCACCGCTCTATACAAACCCACCATCCTGCACCGCTCTATACAAACCCACCATCCTGCACCGCTCTATACAAACTCATCAtcctacacaactacacaaactcaccatcctacacaactacacaaactCACCATCCTACACAACTACATGAACTCACCAtcctacacaactacacaaactcaccatcctacacaactacacaaactcaccatcctacacaactacacaaactCACCATCCTGCACCGCTCTATACAAACTCACCAtcctacacaactacacaaatTCACCAtcctacacaactacacaaactcaccatcctacacaactacacaaacacaccatcctacacaactacacaaactCACCATCCTACACAACTCTACAAAAACCCTCCATCCTACAGGGCTCTACACAAACCCACCATCCAACACAACTCTACACAAACCCACCATCCTACAGGGCTCTACACAAACCCTCCATCCAACACAACTCTACACAAACCCACCATCCTGCACAACTCTACACAAACCCACCATCCTACAGGGCTCTACACAAACCCACCATCCTGCACCGCTCTATACAAACCCACCATCCTGCACCGCTCTATACAAACTCATCATCCTACACAACTACACGAACTCACCATCCTACACACCTACACGAACTCACCAtcctacacaactacacaaactcaccatcctacacaactacacaaactCACCATCCTACACAACTACATGAACTCACCAtcctacacaactacacaaactcaccatcctacacaactacacaaactCACCATCCTGCACCGCTCTATACAAACTCACCAtcctacacaactacacaaatTCAC
The nucleotide sequence above comes from Anguilla rostrata isolate EN2019 chromosome 7, ASM1855537v3, whole genome shotgun sequence. Encoded proteins:
- the LOC135259503 gene encoding hyaluronan mediated motility receptor isoform X1; the protein is MDSIRVRFYIGIQVAKLRVRQACENSGAVSTCAKPQARTRSALGRGRGLPRRKSPAVLFYKDGSEAKLRHIPMRGKRSRGMKRFFGTHRDEDYGQVRYLTAKCSRLAQEKAVLEREFLVAGERERTLRKDLETVSRQLCQQEQLNVELSITQDQLLSQTHQQKELMEFLQQHLRRTVEEGSRDTGLLGLQLEQLCTEMQQLQDTEAQLEGLVEELHRENQSRAAQADVLNAQLDSRFQELEAQQNSHQETILELEGLKICYHEILLELDRVRTSHQETIMEMDSLQTSHQETLLDLDALETTHQETVLELDSLEATHQVTLLELESLKSLHMQTALELQTLRRSHQEKVLELMGLRGSHKETVAELEALQRSHQENVEELQELRSSHEVTVQELQQENQNSLRKLQETAEQFEWLCDQQRNWMCYVKRYKVSMSGEKEALLKQMGRMEKELITLRKSSSEEGGDTQHEVSSSTPTETETQHCESETTDTEDYGFTMWDSDIMSDLQTEVEKWRRRYEDLYIKLAQHREEHSVDTFRKPP
- the LOC135259503 gene encoding hyaluronan mediated motility receptor isoform X2, with the translated sequence MDSIRVRFYIGIQVAKLRVRQACENSGAVSTCAKPQARTRSALGRGRGLPRRKSPAVLFYKDGSEAKLRHIPMRGKRSRGMKRFFGTHRDEDYGQVRYLTAKCSRLAQEKVLEREFLVAGERERTLRKDLETVSRQLCQQEQLNVELSITQDQLLSQTHQQKELMEFLQQHLRRTVEEGSRDTGLLGLQLEQLCTEMQQLQDTEAQLEGLVEELHRENQSRAAQADVLNAQLDSRFQELEAQQNSHQETILELEGLKICYHEILLELDRVRTSHQETIMEMDSLQTSHQETLLDLDALETTHQETVLELDSLEATHQVTLLELESLKSLHMQTALELQTLRRSHQEKVLELMGLRGSHKETVAELEALQRSHQENVEELQELRSSHEVTVQELQQENQNSLRKLQETAEQFEWLCDQQRNWMCYVKRYKVSMSGEKEALLKQMGRMEKELITLRKSSSEEGGDTQHEVSSSTPTETETQHCESETTDTEDYGFTMWDSDIMSDLQTEVEKWRRRYEDLYIKLAQHREEHSVDTFRKPP